The proteins below come from a single Chryseobacterium bernardetii genomic window:
- a CDS encoding tRNA (cytidine(34)-2'-O)-methyltransferase, protein MLNVVLVEPEIPNNTGNIGRLCVGTESRLHLVHPFGFVINDKNLKRSGLDYWVHLDVTEYANVEEWIGSIPDPSRVFLMSSHAEKSYLENDFQDGDWLVFGKESVGLSQEVLNQFENHLTIPMSKLIRSFNIANSVAFVIGEAKRQIGLKG, encoded by the coding sequence ATGTTAAATGTTGTTCTTGTAGAGCCCGAAATTCCAAATAATACAGGAAATATCGGACGCTTATGTGTAGGTACGGAATCTAGACTGCACTTGGTTCATCCCTTTGGATTTGTAATTAATGATAAAAACCTGAAGCGGTCCGGATTGGATTATTGGGTGCATCTTGATGTTACAGAATATGCCAATGTAGAAGAATGGATAGGCAGTATTCCTGATCCGTCCCGTGTTTTTTTAATGAGTTCCCATGCAGAGAAATCCTATCTGGAAAATGATTTTCAGGATGGAGACTGGCTTGTTTTCGGGAAAGAAAGTGTTGGGCTTAGTCAAGAAGTTTTAAACCAATTTGAAAACCATTTAACCATTCCGATGTCAAAGCTGATCAGAAGCTTTAATATTGCGAATTCTGTAGCTTTTGTGATAGGAGAGGCTAAAAGACAAATAGGTTTAAAAGGATAA
- a CDS encoding response regulator transcription factor, with protein sequence MKKIIIADDEHKILMSLEYSFKKNGYDVYIARDGTEVLEFLKTMVPDVILLDIMMPNLDGYSTLDLIKQDENLKDTKVIFLSAKNNPKDIEKGLEMGADAYVTKPYSIKKLIQQIEEMF encoded by the coding sequence ATGAAAAAGATAATCATTGCGGATGATGAACACAAAATACTCATGTCCCTGGAATACAGTTTTAAAAAGAACGGTTACGATGTTTATATTGCCCGTGACGGAACAGAAGTTCTGGAATTTTTAAAAACAATGGTTCCGGACGTAATTCTGCTCGATATCATGATGCCAAACCTTGATGGATACAGCACATTAGACCTCATTAAACAGGATGAAAACCTGAAAGACACAAAAGTTATCTTCCTGAGTGCAAAAAATAATCCGAAAGATATTGAAAAAGGTCTTGAAATGGGTGCTGACGCTTATGTAACAAAACCCTATTCTATTAAGAAACTGATACAGCAGATTGAAGAGATGTTTTAG
- the acs gene encoding acetate--CoA ligase, with product MRNYLIEDLPQYFEDYKKSIKNPKKFWDKVADQNFVWYQRWSKVVKYDMNEAKIEWFKNAKLNITKNCLDRHLSIRGDKTAIIWEPNDPKEEAQHISYNELYTRVNKTANVLRDMGIEKGDRVCIYLPMIPELAVTMLACAKLGAVHSVIFAGFSASAVSSRVNDCEAKMVITSDGSYRGSKVLDLKSIVDEALEKTPTVEKVLVVKRTHNKIKMKEGRDYWLADLYEKASPDFVTVIMDSEDPLFILYTSGSTGKPKGMLHTCAGYMVYTAYTFKNVFNYKENDIYWCTADIGWITGHSYILYGPLLNGATTVIFEGVPTYPEPDRFWEVIEKHKITQFYTAPTAIRSLAKESTEWVDKHDLSSLKVIGSVGEPINDEAWHWFNDHVGKKKCPIVDTWWQTETGGIMISPLPFVTPTKPTYATLPLPGIQPVLMDDKRNEITGNQVTGNLCIRFPWPGIARTIWGDHQRYKETYFTAFPGKYFTGDGALRDEVGYYRITGRVDDVIIVSGHNLGTAPIEDSINQHPAVAESAIVGYPHDIKGNALYGFVMLKETGESRDKENLKKEINQLISDQIGPIAKLDKIQFVSGLPKTRSGKIMRRILRKIAEGDFSNFGDISTLLNPEIVDEIKNERV from the coding sequence ATGAGAAATTACTTAATAGAAGATTTACCACAATATTTTGAAGATTATAAAAAGTCTATCAAAAATCCGAAGAAATTCTGGGACAAGGTAGCAGATCAAAACTTTGTCTGGTACCAGAGATGGAGCAAGGTTGTTAAGTACGATATGAATGAAGCTAAAATTGAATGGTTCAAAAATGCCAAACTTAATATTACCAAGAACTGTCTGGACAGGCATCTATCCATAAGAGGAGACAAAACCGCCATTATCTGGGAGCCGAATGATCCGAAAGAAGAGGCACAGCATATTTCCTATAATGAATTATACACCCGCGTCAATAAAACAGCCAATGTTTTAAGAGATATGGGTATTGAAAAAGGAGACAGAGTATGCATTTATCTTCCAATGATCCCGGAACTTGCCGTTACCATGCTGGCGTGTGCTAAACTTGGGGCCGTTCATTCCGTTATTTTCGCAGGATTTTCTGCCTCTGCGGTATCTTCAAGAGTGAATGACTGTGAGGCAAAAATGGTAATTACCTCTGATGGAAGTTACAGAGGAAGCAAAGTGCTGGATCTTAAAAGTATTGTTGATGAAGCGCTGGAGAAGACTCCAACCGTTGAAAAAGTGCTGGTAGTTAAGAGAACCCACAACAAAATCAAAATGAAAGAAGGAAGAGATTACTGGTTAGCAGACCTGTATGAAAAAGCTTCCCCTGATTTTGTAACGGTTATTATGGATTCTGAAGACCCTCTTTTCATTCTTTATACTTCCGGTTCTACCGGAAAACCTAAAGGAATGCTTCATACCTGCGCCGGATATATGGTATACACCGCCTATACCTTTAAAAATGTATTTAATTATAAGGAAAACGATATTTATTGGTGTACAGCAGATATTGGCTGGATCACCGGCCACTCCTACATTCTTTATGGACCATTGCTGAATGGGGCCACTACCGTAATTTTCGAAGGCGTTCCTACGTATCCTGAACCGGACCGTTTCTGGGAAGTGATAGAAAAACATAAGATCACCCAGTTCTATACCGCTCCTACCGCTATCCGTTCTTTAGCCAAAGAAAGCACAGAATGGGTGGACAAACATGATCTGAGCTCTTTAAAAGTAATCGGATCTGTAGGAGAGCCTATCAATGATGAAGCATGGCACTGGTTTAATGACCATGTCGGCAAGAAAAAATGTCCTATTGTTGATACCTGGTGGCAGACTGAAACAGGAGGAATTATGATTTCGCCGCTTCCTTTTGTTACTCCTACCAAACCTACTTACGCTACCCTTCCTCTCCCGGGAATTCAGCCTGTTTTGATGGATGACAAACGCAACGAAATCACTGGGAATCAGGTTACCGGGAATTTATGCATCCGTTTTCCATGGCCGGGAATTGCAAGAACCATCTGGGGCGACCATCAAAGATATAAAGAGACTTACTTTACCGCTTTCCCTGGAAAATATTTCACTGGTGACGGCGCTTTGAGAGATGAAGTGGGCTATTACAGAATTACAGGACGTGTAGATGATGTTATCATTGTTTCCGGGCATAATCTTGGAACAGCACCTATTGAAGACAGTATTAACCAACACCCTGCTGTTGCAGAATCCGCAATTGTAGGCTATCCTCACGACATCAAAGGAAATGCTTTATATGGCTTTGTGATGCTTAAAGAGACAGGAGAAAGCCGTGATAAGGAAAACCTGAAAAAGGAAATCAATCAACTGATTTCCGACCAGATCGGACCTATCGCCAAACTGGATAAAATACAGTTCGTTTCCGGACTTCCTAAAACACGTTCCGGTAAGATCATGCGTAGAATCCTTAGAAAAATTGCTGAGGGTGATTTCAGTAATTTTGGAGACATCAGTACCTTATTGAACCCTGAAATTGTAGATGAAATTAAAAACGAAAGAGTGTAA
- a CDS encoding 23S rRNA (pseudouridine(1915)-N(3))-methyltransferase RlmH produces the protein MRISLLCIGKTDDKEITSLINYYLNRLPKHWNFEITEIPDVKNAKNLSPDLLKKEEAKLFINHIDKNDLVVILDEKGKQFTSREFSQKIDNWMNSSIKKVHILIGGAYGFSEDMYSRANEKMSLSKMTFTHQMIRLFIVEQLYRADQILQGKPYHND, from the coding sequence ATGCGAATCAGTTTACTTTGTATCGGCAAAACGGATGATAAGGAGATTACATCCCTTATTAATTACTACTTAAACCGCCTTCCCAAGCACTGGAATTTTGAGATCACTGAGATTCCAGATGTAAAAAACGCCAAGAACCTGTCTCCGGATCTCCTTAAAAAAGAGGAAGCCAAGCTTTTTATTAATCATATTGATAAAAATGATCTGGTTGTAATTCTGGACGAAAAAGGAAAACAATTTACAAGCCGTGAATTTTCCCAGAAAATTGACAACTGGATGAATTCTTCCATAAAAAAAGTACATATCCTGATTGGGGGCGCGTATGGTTTCTCAGAAGATATGTATAGCAGGGCCAATGAAAAGATGTCATTATCTAAAATGACTTTTACCCATCAGATGATCCGTCTTTTTATTGTGGAACAGCTTTACCGTGCAGACCAGATCCTTCAGGGAAAGCCTTATCATAATGACTAA
- the nhaA gene encoding Na+/H+ antiporter NhaA, producing MNLSLYFKKFFNNSQASGIVLIFCVLISLLIANSSLAGSFQNFLDKEVGTHLFHLNYPVSIWINDGLMAIFFLLVGLEIKRELVEGELSSFKNASLPIFAAVGGMLVPAVIYSIFNSGTEYSNGWGIPMATDIAFSLAIISMLGKKIPNSIKIFLAALAIVDDLGAILVIAIFYTDQIHWSYLLLSFGVTALLFILNFLKVTKTIFYIIPGLFLWYFLHHSGIHATIAGVLLAFSIPTNASNVEISPLEKLEHQLHIPVSFLIMPVFALTNTNITFSSEMVAGVTSTLGLGIICGLVLGKLIGINLFSMIAIKLKLSSLPQNSNWTQMIGVGLLAGIGFTMSIFIALLSFKGEIVIQDEAKFAILIASFVAAILGFTILSLSSKGNMEPEED from the coding sequence ATGAATTTATCACTTTATTTTAAAAAATTTTTCAACAACAGCCAGGCCTCAGGAATTGTCCTTATTTTCTGTGTGCTTATTTCGTTACTTATTGCAAATTCTTCTCTTGCCGGAAGTTTTCAGAACTTTTTGGATAAGGAAGTTGGAACCCACCTGTTTCATCTGAACTATCCTGTAAGCATCTGGATCAATGATGGTCTGATGGCTATATTCTTCCTTTTAGTAGGATTGGAAATTAAAAGAGAACTCGTAGAAGGTGAACTTTCTTCTTTCAAGAATGCCTCATTGCCTATTTTTGCTGCAGTTGGCGGAATGCTGGTACCTGCAGTTATTTACAGTATCTTCAACTCCGGGACGGAATACAGCAATGGCTGGGGAATCCCGATGGCAACCGACATTGCTTTTTCTTTGGCTATTATTTCAATGTTAGGAAAGAAAATTCCCAATTCAATCAAAATATTCCTGGCAGCATTAGCCATTGTGGATGACCTGGGAGCTATTCTTGTGATTGCTATTTTTTATACTGACCAGATCCACTGGAGCTATCTCCTGCTCTCTTTTGGAGTAACAGCACTGCTGTTCATTTTAAATTTTTTAAAGGTTACCAAAACAATATTTTATATTATTCCGGGATTGTTTTTATGGTATTTTCTGCATCACTCCGGCATCCACGCAACCATTGCAGGGGTTTTATTAGCCTTTTCAATTCCTACCAATGCTTCAAATGTAGAAATATCACCATTGGAAAAACTGGAACATCAGCTTCACATTCCGGTAAGCTTCTTAATTATGCCTGTTTTTGCCTTAACGAATACCAATATTACTTTTTCAAGTGAAATGGTAGCAGGTGTTACAAGTACATTAGGATTGGGGATTATCTGCGGATTGGTTCTTGGAAAGCTGATCGGAATCAACCTGTTCTCTATGATCGCCATCAAATTAAAACTCAGTTCCCTGCCTCAAAACAGCAACTGGACTCAGATGATTGGCGTAGGTCTTCTGGCCGGAATTGGATTTACCATGTCCATTTTTATTGCCCTGTTATCATTTAAAGGAGAAATTGTAATTCAGGATGAAGCAAAATTTGCAATCCTGATTGCTTCTTTTGTTGCAGCCATTCTAGGATTTACGATATTAAGTCTAAGCTCTAAAGGAAATATGGAACCGGAAGAAGATTAA
- a CDS encoding RelA/SpoT family protein, protein MSYDLEQENKEILARYKDLISNTYRTLDEENNKLIRKAFDIALDAHKDQRRKSGEPYIYHPIAVAKIVATEIGLGATSIACALLHDVIEDSDYTYEDLKKIFGEKIASIVNGLTKISIMNHQNISVQSENYRKLLLTLSEDFRVILIKIADRLHNMRTLESMAPDKQKKIASETVYIYAPMAHRLGLYNIKSELEDLSLKYNNPEVYNEITEKLELAKENRERYIEEFKTEVSERLKEEGLNFTIKGRAKAISSIYRKMLKQGVSFEEVFDNYAIRIIYKSDAKNEKFLAWKIYSIVTDVYHSNPSRMRDWITQPRSTGYESLHLTVLGPDKKWIEVQIRSERMDEIAEKGVAAHYKYKEGYKQSSDDRNFEKWVTEIREVLEQQQNLSTSELLDNIKLNLYSKEVFVFTPKGEIKILPTNATALDFAFSVHSDLGMKCLGAKINGKLVPISYVLQNGDQVDILSSQNQKPKSDWLEFVVTSKAKSKIKSYLNSQKNQLVEDGKEILQRKLRHAKINFNDDEINKLQKFFNLKSSQELFLKFQSNELDASSLRKYIESKNVFNNLLSRFRKSPSKNLHFEEPKEQNLDMIVFGKDEEKLNYSYAKCCTVIPGDKIFGFITISDGIKVHSDNCPNAINLRAQYDYRVIPAKWVNAESFKNRVKIEIEGLDRMGMINDITTVISGSMGMDMKSMSIESNNGVFTGNINLEVKNKGQLEETFKKLKSINGVSRVRRLQS, encoded by the coding sequence ATGAGTTACGATTTAGAACAAGAGAACAAAGAGATCCTTGCAAGATATAAGGATCTGATTTCTAATACATACAGAACACTGGATGAGGAAAACAACAAGCTTATCCGAAAAGCATTCGATATTGCATTGGATGCTCATAAAGACCAAAGGAGAAAATCCGGGGAGCCTTACATCTATCACCCTATCGCTGTAGCCAAAATTGTAGCAACGGAGATCGGTTTGGGGGCTACCTCTATTGCCTGTGCATTGCTGCATGATGTAATTGAAGATTCCGATTACACCTATGAAGACCTGAAAAAGATCTTTGGTGAAAAAATCGCCAGTATCGTGAATGGATTAACCAAAATATCCATCATGAACCATCAGAATATCTCTGTACAGTCAGAAAACTACAGAAAGTTACTGCTTACACTATCTGAAGATTTCAGGGTTATTCTGATCAAAATTGCAGACCGTCTTCACAATATGCGGACGCTGGAAAGCATGGCTCCGGACAAACAGAAAAAAATTGCGTCAGAAACAGTTTATATCTATGCTCCCATGGCACACCGTCTTGGATTGTATAACATCAAATCTGAACTGGAAGACCTTTCTTTAAAATACAATAATCCTGAAGTATATAATGAGATCACGGAGAAATTGGAACTGGCCAAGGAAAACCGTGAAAGATATATTGAGGAATTCAAAACTGAAGTTTCTGAGCGACTGAAAGAAGAAGGCTTAAATTTTACCATCAAAGGCCGTGCGAAAGCTATTTCTTCCATTTACCGAAAAATGCTGAAGCAGGGAGTTTCCTTTGAAGAGGTTTTTGATAACTACGCCATCAGAATTATTTATAAATCGGATGCCAAAAACGAAAAATTCCTGGCATGGAAGATCTATTCCATCGTTACGGATGTTTATCACAGTAATCCTTCAAGAATGCGTGACTGGATCACCCAGCCCCGCTCTACAGGATATGAAAGTCTGCACCTGACCGTTCTGGGGCCTGATAAAAAATGGATTGAAGTTCAGATCCGTTCAGAACGAATGGATGAAATTGCTGAAAAAGGGGTTGCCGCACATTACAAATATAAAGAAGGTTATAAACAGAGTTCGGATGACCGTAATTTTGAAAAATGGGTTACAGAGATCCGTGAGGTGCTTGAACAGCAGCAGAACCTTTCTACCTCTGAGCTATTGGATAATATCAAGCTGAATCTTTATTCAAAAGAAGTGTTTGTATTTACTCCAAAAGGAGAAATTAAGATCCTTCCTACCAATGCAACGGCACTGGATTTTGCTTTTTCAGTTCACTCCGACCTGGGAATGAAGTGTCTGGGCGCTAAAATTAACGGAAAGCTGGTTCCTATTTCCTATGTTCTTCAAAACGGGGACCAGGTGGATATTCTGTCTTCTCAGAATCAAAAACCGAAATCGGACTGGCTGGAATTTGTAGTAACCTCCAAGGCCAAGTCTAAGATTAAAAGCTACCTGAATTCTCAGAAAAATCAGCTGGTAGAAGATGGAAAAGAGATTTTACAGAGAAAACTCCGTCATGCAAAAATCAATTTCAATGATGATGAAATTAACAAACTGCAAAAATTCTTTAATTTAAAATCGTCCCAGGAACTGTTTCTTAAATTCCAAAGCAATGAACTGGATGCAAGCAGTTTAAGAAAATATATTGAAAGTAAGAATGTGTTTAACAACTTACTTTCCAGATTCAGAAAATCTCCGTCTAAAAATCTTCACTTCGAGGAGCCGAAAGAGCAAAACCTTGATATGATCGTATTTGGAAAAGATGAGGAAAAACTGAATTACAGCTATGCAAAATGCTGTACAGTTATTCCGGGAGATAAGATCTTCGGATTCATTACCATTTCCGACGGAATTAAAGTGCACAGTGACAACTGTCCGAATGCCATTAACCTTAGGGCTCAGTATGACTACCGTGTCATTCCTGCTAAATGGGTAAATGCAGAAAGCTTTAAGAACAGAGTAAAAATTGAGATCGAAGGCCTTGACAGAATGGGTATGATTAACGATATTACAACAGTTATCAGTGGAAGCATGGGTATGGATATGAAAAGTATGTCTATTGAATCCAACAACGGAGTTTTTACCGGAAACATCAATCTTGAAGTCAAGAATAAGGGGCAATTGGAGGAAACCTTCAAGAAGCTCAAGAGTATTAATGGAGTCTCAAGAGTGAGACGACTACAATCATAA
- a CDS encoding AMP-binding protein, with the protein MNTDILFKESIEDKEKFWKEQAEAIQWFRFPQQILSNDPNDYPQWFADGKLNMCYLCIDKHIEDGFGDQNAIVYDSPVTGQKTIYTFHQAKEEISKLAGGLNSLGLKKGDTAVIYMPMIPQTLFAMLACARIGIIHNVVFGGFAPHELVVRIDDCKPKVLITATAGVEIAKRIPYLPLVEKAIELAQDKVDNIVVYNRKLVDNQHEMFDGLIDYEELIQKSAPADCVSVESTHPLYLLYTSGTTGKPKGIVRDTGGYATALKFSMKYIYGIEPGETYWAASDFGWAVGHSYSVYGPLLNRNTTIIFEGKPIMTPDAGTFWRIISEYKVSAMFTAPTAIRAIKKEDPDGELVKKYDLSNFKKQFLAGERCDVATLDWFAEHIGVPAIDHWWQTESGWPMLGLLTFDENYKIKRASAGKPIPGYDIKIFDENGLELDPHHEGYLVIKLPLPPGAMLGIWKDYARFENSYLSQYKGYYFSGDGAIQDEDGYIFITGRVDDVINVAGHRLSTSEMEEIVSSHPDVAECAVVGIDDDLKGQVPFATVVLKNGASITEEELEKNIVQMVREKIGAVAFLKNAMVVKRLPKTRSGKILRKLIRTLLDGKDFQIPSTIDDEKIIEEIQEKIREYRA; encoded by the coding sequence ATGAATACAGATATTTTATTTAAAGAAAGCATAGAAGACAAGGAAAAGTTCTGGAAAGAACAGGCCGAAGCCATACAATGGTTTAGATTCCCGCAGCAGATCCTTTCAAACGATCCCAATGATTATCCGCAATGGTTTGCTGATGGAAAGCTTAACATGTGTTACTTGTGCATTGACAAACATATTGAAGATGGCTTTGGAGATCAGAATGCAATTGTTTATGATTCACCAGTAACAGGCCAAAAGACAATATACACTTTCCATCAGGCTAAAGAAGAAATCTCAAAATTAGCAGGTGGATTAAATTCTTTAGGATTAAAAAAAGGAGATACTGCTGTTATTTATATGCCCATGATTCCGCAAACTCTTTTTGCCATGCTCGCATGTGCCAGAATCGGAATCATCCACAATGTAGTTTTCGGCGGATTTGCACCTCATGAACTGGTGGTAAGAATTGATGACTGTAAGCCCAAAGTGCTAATCACGGCCACTGCAGGAGTAGAAATTGCCAAAAGAATCCCTTATCTCCCATTGGTAGAAAAAGCCATTGAGCTAGCTCAGGATAAAGTAGATAATATTGTTGTTTACAACAGGAAACTGGTAGATAACCAGCATGAAATGTTTGACGGACTGATTGATTATGAAGAGCTGATTCAAAAATCAGCACCTGCCGACTGTGTTTCAGTAGAATCTACCCATCCACTCTATTTACTTTACACCTCAGGAACTACAGGAAAACCTAAAGGAATTGTTCGTGATACCGGCGGCTATGCCACAGCATTAAAGTTCTCCATGAAATATATCTACGGCATTGAACCGGGAGAGACCTATTGGGCTGCATCGGATTTCGGATGGGCGGTAGGACACAGCTATTCTGTTTATGGACCGCTCCTTAATAGAAATACAACAATTATTTTTGAAGGAAAGCCTATTATGACACCTGACGCAGGAACTTTCTGGAGAATTATTTCAGAATATAAGGTTTCTGCCATGTTCACAGCTCCTACCGCCATCAGAGCCATCAAAAAGGAAGATCCCGATGGTGAGCTGGTGAAAAAATATGACCTGTCAAACTTCAAAAAACAATTTCTTGCCGGGGAACGGTGTGATGTAGCTACCCTGGATTGGTTTGCTGAACATATTGGTGTTCCGGCTATTGACCACTGGTGGCAGACAGAATCCGGATGGCCGATGTTAGGATTATTAACCTTTGACGAAAATTATAAAATCAAAAGAGCCTCTGCCGGAAAACCTATTCCAGGATACGATATCAAAATTTTTGATGAAAACGGGCTGGAGCTGGATCCACATCATGAAGGTTACTTAGTGATAAAACTTCCTCTTCCACCAGGAGCTATGCTGGGAATCTGGAAAGATTACGCCCGATTTGAAAACAGCTATTTATCACAATACAAAGGATATTATTTCTCAGGAGACGGCGCTATACAGGACGAAGACGGCTATATTTTCATTACCGGGCGGGTGGATGATGTTATTAATGTAGCCGGCCATCGGCTTTCAACCTCAGAAATGGAAGAAATTGTCTCCTCACATCCTGATGTTGCAGAATGCGCTGTTGTGGGTATTGATGATGATCTAAAAGGTCAGGTTCCTTTTGCTACGGTTGTTTTAAAGAATGGTGCCTCTATTACTGAAGAGGAATTGGAAAAGAACATCGTCCAAATGGTTCGCGAAAAGATTGGCGCTGTAGCTTTTCTGAAAAACGCAATGGTTGTCAAACGATTACCTAAAACAAGATCCGGAAAGATCTTAAGAAAACTGATCAGAACACTACTGGATGGAAAAGATTTCCAGATTCCTTCCACTATTGATGATGAAAAAATCATCGAAGAAATCCAGGAAAAGATCCGTGAATATAGGGCTTAA
- a CDS encoding YihY/virulence factor BrkB family protein yields the protein MGIKVPNFILKIQDFFDNIHIPVLGISLWQMFQIYISGIFKGKIGRKAAAISWSFTISLFPFILFLLSVLPYMPHYDKLQFYIFDVLMHNVFPSNMEGDVRGYIETSIIPNMKGISNLTIVLALIFATNGTFSLINGFNENTEEKLSDVKEFILSFFITIGFITIVFLALFGVYYVEVVMKLFTPAYDVSWLVDNLSSIIGFVSFPLFYFILLTLFYWLGTVKITRFRQAVPGAVLTTVLFVLTTYIFAIYVKDIARYNVLYGSIGSMILLMVWVNVNVYLLLFGNELNMAIRKLRIEKLLSDEIQKEAVNYHTPVTEPDFESDEEHRRKLEDQKKN from the coding sequence ATGGGTATAAAAGTTCCTAATTTTATTCTGAAGATTCAAGATTTTTTTGATAACATTCATATTCCTGTTTTGGGAATATCGCTTTGGCAGATGTTTCAGATCTATATCTCCGGGATTTTTAAAGGGAAAATAGGGCGAAAAGCCGCTGCTATTTCCTGGAGCTTTACCATAAGTTTATTCCCTTTTATCCTGTTCCTGCTTTCCGTATTACCTTATATGCCGCATTATGACAAGCTGCAGTTTTATATTTTTGATGTACTGATGCATAATGTTTTTCCATCCAATATGGAAGGGGATGTAAGAGGCTATATTGAAACCAGTATTATCCCCAATATGAAAGGGATCAGTAATCTGACCATTGTACTGGCGCTTATTTTTGCAACCAATGGTACTTTCTCCCTGATTAACGGGTTTAATGAAAATACAGAAGAAAAGCTAAGTGATGTAAAGGAATTTATCCTTTCATTCTTTATTACAATTGGTTTTATTACCATTGTGTTTTTAGCCCTTTTCGGGGTCTATTATGTAGAAGTTGTAATGAAACTTTTTACTCCTGCTTATGATGTAAGCTGGCTGGTGGATAATCTTTCCAGCATCATTGGTTTTGTTTCTTTTCCGTTATTTTATTTTATTCTTTTAACCTTGTTTTACTGGCTGGGAACAGTGAAAATTACCAGATTCAGACAGGCGGTTCCGGGAGCAGTTCTTACCACGGTGTTATTTGTGCTTACAACCTATATTTTTGCGATCTATGTGAAAGATATTGCCCGCTACAACGTTCTTTATGGCTCCATTGGAAGTATGATCCTGCTGATGGTTTGGGTGAATGTGAATGTCTACCTTTTACTCTTTGGAAATGAACTGAATATGGCGATCAGAAAGCTTAGAATAGAAAAGCTGCTGTCCGATGAAATTCAGAAGGAAGCAGTTAATTATCATACTCCTGTTACAGAGCCGGATTTTGAAAGTGATGAAGAACACAGGAGAAAATTGGAAGACCAGAAAAAGAATTAA